One part of the Ignavibacteriales bacterium genome encodes these proteins:
- a CDS encoding PAS domain S-box protein, with protein MENANPLRILFVEDLPTDAILAEREIRKSGLEFSSQRVDTKDAFLKALEEFRPDVIVSDYSMPEFDGMQALKLSLQRDARLPFILLTGSMNEETAVACMKAGASNYVIKEHIKRLPFAVKEALEQKKTRVAMDEADRALRESEERYRTLFESMDEGFCVVEMLNDPDGKAFDYRFLEINPGFEKHTGLQQALGKTIRQMVPNHDAHWFEIYGKVARTGKAIRFEKPATAMERYYDVYAYRIGGEGSQRVGILFNDISERNRAERLTEALFEISRAVYSTENVDELFRHIHRVLSSILQANNFSIALLTDDGKTLYFPYKSDEKDTNDRPAIGVDDPHSLTVDVLKTKSSVLLDETKLLDRYATDTSKVWGTAPKCWLGVPLMIRETVIGVMSVQDYQKSSAYSQKDLNIFESAAGQIAIAIERKRAQDALRESEHRTRTFLDSTSDMAFLKDDKFRHILANRALCKFHGKTEDEIKHKKDFDLMSEEAALRCRKTDEQTLLSNALTVNEELIGDRCFETVKFPVAIATGKVGIGGYIRDVTERRRAEEKIRLSEQHLKSYLDNAGDPIYVLEAATGRIRNCNVRACQDLGYSMDELLKLSASDIEVNLSSDKIDAIHHEAISAKVRTVEGAHKRKDGTMFPVEIRLSSMSPAQPELIIAVVRDVTERRRSEKALRMQSAALEAAANAIVITDCDGVVEWVNQAFVTLTGYTLEESVGRNPRELVKSGKHDQQFYKDLWDTILAGGTWRGQIINRRKNGSLYSEEQTITPLCDVDGKVSHFIAIKEDITERQRTEDLLAESERKFKWLFDYAPVAYHVLTPEGTIWNVNVRWCESLGYSKDEALGKSVFDFITESERSIARASFETKKKDISSIRTRNERRYVSKDGVVKTFLVGDFVTVDSQGKITSVQTTMEDITERKKIEHDLRLSEERFRSVWDNSADGMRLTNREGRIIDANASFCKLVRIPREELLGNVLSAAYQREGPDDDLRLYHQRFDASETISNLFGSATLRDGESIDLDISSSFIESAGQEKLLLSLFRDVTEKRKSEKRLEDERNLLRTIIDAIPDEIAVKDTERRFIVVNSGTVKAFIRNSADEIIGMKDEDLIPEHLVKDWSEEENTVLAGGKSSMNRVANKIDSETGAIERSLMVSKVPLKDREGKIIGLVGINRDITALKQAEEMLEKERTLLLTLIENIPDEVCLKDLRHRYLTANRAAMKALGVKSLEALIGKTDQDFAPQGLAQEHVEEEEAILESGKPLINRERIKIDPKTGQVVKCLLTTKVPVKDNTGAAIGILVVNRHITERKQMEELLRASEQKFRALFEESKDLVYFSTVGGKLLDINPAGIELLGYASKQETLSIDMANEGYADSEDKGRFDRQMAQHGFVKDYEVVLRRKDGERITVLETATAVMNNKGNVVQYRGVMRDVTKQRQLERQFLQSQ; from the coding sequence GAATTACGTGATAAAAGAGCACATAAAGCGACTTCCGTTTGCAGTCAAAGAGGCGCTAGAGCAGAAGAAAACCCGGGTCGCCATGGATGAAGCTGATCGGGCGTTGCGGGAAAGTGAGGAACGGTATCGCACCCTGTTCGAGTCGATGGATGAAGGATTTTGTGTCGTCGAAATGCTCAATGATCCAGACGGAAAAGCGTTTGACTACCGCTTTCTGGAAATCAATCCGGGGTTCGAGAAGCATACGGGGCTCCAACAAGCATTGGGAAAAACGATTCGCCAGATGGTTCCCAATCATGACGCACATTGGTTTGAAATCTACGGGAAAGTGGCCCGAACGGGCAAAGCCATTCGTTTTGAGAAACCAGCCACGGCGATGGAGCGGTATTATGACGTGTATGCCTACCGCATTGGCGGGGAGGGAAGCCAGAGGGTTGGGATTCTCTTTAATGACATCAGCGAGCGCAACCGGGCGGAGAGACTTACTGAGGCGCTCTTTGAAATATCCAGAGCAGTCTATTCAACCGAAAACGTGGACGAGCTGTTTCGGCACATTCATCGTGTCTTGTCAAGCATCCTGCAGGCGAACAACTTTTCCATTGCACTTCTTACGGACGATGGAAAAACACTGTACTTTCCCTATAAAAGCGACGAAAAAGACACCAACGATCGGCCGGCTATCGGGGTGGATGATCCACACTCGCTCACGGTGGACGTTCTTAAAACGAAGAGCTCAGTCTTGCTTGATGAGACAAAACTCCTCGATCGTTACGCAACCGACACGAGCAAAGTGTGGGGAACCGCGCCAAAGTGCTGGCTGGGTGTTCCGCTTATGATAAGAGAAACAGTCATCGGCGTGATGTCGGTTCAGGACTACCAGAAGAGTAGTGCTTATAGCCAGAAGGACCTGAATATCTTTGAATCGGCTGCCGGTCAGATCGCTATTGCCATTGAACGAAAGCGTGCTCAGGATGCGTTGCGGGAAAGCGAGCATCGGACCCGGACATTTCTTGATTCGACCTCTGACATGGCTTTTCTGAAAGATGACAAGTTTCGACATATCTTGGCAAATCGTGCCTTGTGCAAGTTTCACGGGAAAACGGAAGATGAAATCAAGCACAAAAAGGACTTTGATCTGATGAGCGAGGAGGCTGCTCTTCGGTGCAGAAAAACAGACGAACAGACGCTTCTTTCGAATGCTCTGACGGTCAATGAAGAATTAATTGGAGATCGATGCTTTGAGACAGTGAAATTCCCGGTCGCAATCGCAACGGGGAAAGTGGGAATCGGCGGGTACATACGCGACGTCACCGAGCGCAGGCGGGCAGAGGAGAAAATTCGTTTGAGTGAGCAGCATTTGAAGTCCTACCTTGATAACGCCGGTGATCCAATTTACGTCCTGGAGGCGGCTACGGGGCGGATTCGGAACTGCAACGTGCGCGCGTGCCAGGACCTTGGCTATAGCATGGATGAACTCCTGAAGCTTTCTGCGTCGGATATTGAGGTCAACCTTTCGTCTGATAAAATCGATGCGATCCATCATGAAGCTATATCAGCAAAGGTGAGAACGGTTGAAGGGGCGCATAAGCGCAAGGATGGAACGATGTTTCCAGTTGAAATTCGTCTCAGTTCCATGTCTCCGGCTCAACCGGAACTGATAATTGCGGTAGTGCGTGACGTCACCGAGCGAAGGCGTTCAGAGAAGGCGCTGCGAATGCAGAGCGCCGCCCTGGAAGCGGCAGCAAACGCCATCGTTATCACCGACTGTGACGGTGTCGTAGAGTGGGTCAACCAGGCTTTTGTAACACTGACTGGATACACTTTGGAAGAATCAGTTGGCAGGAACCCGCGCGAGCTCGTCAAGTCTGGTAAGCATGATCAGCAGTTTTACAAAGACCTCTGGGACACAATACTTGCAGGAGGAACCTGGCGGGGGCAAATCATCAATCGGCGCAAGAATGGGTCTCTCTACAGCGAGGAGCAAACCATCACCCCTCTGTGCGATGTCGATGGCAAGGTCAGTCACTTCATCGCCATCAAGGAAGACATCACCGAGCGGCAACGGACGGAAGATCTGTTAGCTGAATCGGAAAGGAAGTTCAAGTGGCTTTTTGATTACGCACCGGTGGCATACCATGTTCTGACGCCGGAAGGCACGATCTGGAACGTGAATGTCCGATGGTGCGAGAGCCTCGGCTATTCCAAAGACGAGGCTCTCGGGAAGTCGGTTTTTGATTTCATTACGGAAAGTGAGCGGTCCATAGCCAGGGCGTCATTCGAGACGAAGAAGAAGGACATATCATCCATCCGGACAAGAAACGAGCGTAGGTACGTTTCAAAAGATGGTGTGGTGAAGACGTTCCTGGTGGGTGATTTCGTGACAGTGGATAGTCAGGGGAAAATAACATCTGTCCAGACCACGATGGAAGATATCACCGAGCGCAAGAAAATCGAACACGATCTTCGATTATCGGAAGAGCGTTTCCGCTCGGTGTGGGACAATTCGGCGGACGGAATGAGGCTGACGAATAGGGAAGGCCGGATTATCGACGCCAACGCATCATTCTGCAAACTAGTGAGAATACCTCGTGAGGAATTGCTGGGAAATGTCCTCTCGGCGGCCTACCAAAGGGAAGGACCGGATGATGATCTCAGGTTGTACCATCAACGCTTTGATGCGAGTGAGACCATCTCCAATCTTTTCGGCTCGGCGACACTGCGGGATGGCGAATCCATCGACCTTGACATTTCCAGTTCGTTCATCGAATCCGCGGGTCAGGAAAAGCTGCTCCTCAGCTTGTTCCGCGATGTGACGGAAAAACGAAAGTCAGAGAAACGCCTGGAGGATGAGCGCAATCTCCTGCGCACGATCATCGATGCGATTCCGGACGAGATTGCGGTCAAAGACACCGAGAGAAGGTTCATTGTGGTGAATTCGGGGACAGTGAAGGCCTTCATCCGGAATTCTGCAGATGAAATCATCGGGATGAAGGATGAAGACCTGATTCCCGAGCATCTCGTGAAAGATTGGAGCGAGGAGGAGAACACTGTTCTGGCGGGTGGTAAGAGTTCCATGAACAGGGTCGCAAACAAGATCGATTCTGAGACCGGAGCGATTGAGCGAAGCCTGATGGTTTCAAAAGTTCCGCTGAAGGACCGCGAAGGCAAGATCATCGGCCTCGTGGGCATCAATCGGGATATCACAGCGCTCAAGCAAGCAGAAGAAATGCTGGAAAAAGAGCGTACGTTGCTGCTCACTCTCATCGAAAACATACCCGACGAGGTCTGTCTGAAAGATTTGAGGCATCGATACCTCACGGCCAACCGTGCGGCGATGAAGGCCCTGGGGGTGAAGTCGCTCGAGGCCCTGATCGGAAAAACCGATCAGGATTTTGCCCCACAAGGCCTGGCCCAAGAACATGTTGAAGAGGAGGAAGCCATACTGGAATCGGGGAAACCACTGATCAACCGTGAACGAATCAAGATTGATCCCAAAACAGGTCAGGTTGTGAAGTGCCTCCTGACGACCAAAGTCCCTGTCAAGGACAACACCGGTGCAGCGATTGGCATCCTGGTTGTCAATCGACATATTACCGAGCGCAAACAAATGGAAGAATTACTCCGCGCTTCTGAGCAGAAATTCAGAGCGCTGTTTGAGGAGTCCAAGGATCTGGTCTATTTTAGTACAGTAGGAGGAAAGCTCCTCGACATCAACCCTGCCGGGATCGAGTTGCTCGGGTATGCATCCAAGCAAGAAACCCTATCGATTGACATGGCAAATGAAGGATATGCTGACAGCGAAGACAAGGGGCGATTCGATCGGCAAATGGCCCAGCATGGATTTGTGAAGGACTATGAGGTCGTGCTGAGACGCAAAGATGGGGAAAGGATCACGGTACTCGAAACAGCAACGGCAGTGATGAATAACAAGGGGAACGTTGTCCAATACCGTGGCGTCATGCGCGATGTCACGAAACAGAGGCAGCTTGAACGCCAGTTCCTCCAATCCCAGTAG
- a CDS encoding response regulator, whose amino-acid sequence MTLAGGIAHDFNNNLGMILGQLALLERTRENTVQFEESVFSINKAVERGASLVRQILTFARKTEAALEPVNINSAAKELAKMIEETFPKMITVTLRLDKTIPVVSMDPTQLHQALLNLCVNARDAMNGKGTLIIATHLALGRDVSSRFPKAGSSHYVQVSVSDTGTGMDEATRLRIFEPFFTTKEKGKGTGLGLAVVYGVIQAHNGFIDVESTPGAGTKFHLFFPVAEGIILKTAEAADKNQDLPGGTETILVVEDEDVLRDLLTKLLELHGYTVIAASDGVEAVNRFSEHENQIDLLLSDMGLPKRNGWDAFKLMQKTKPGVRALMASGYIEPGQKSEILKSGVRRFISKPYRMEEVLKAIRETLDEKE is encoded by the coding sequence GTGACGCTCGCGGGCGGTATCGCGCACGATTTCAACAATAATTTGGGGATGATTCTTGGCCAACTGGCGTTACTGGAGCGGACAAGAGAGAACACAGTCCAATTCGAAGAGAGCGTTTTTTCAATCAACAAGGCAGTGGAGCGCGGCGCTTCGCTGGTACGCCAGATTCTTACCTTCGCACGAAAAACTGAGGCAGCCCTCGAGCCGGTGAACATCAACTCGGCAGCCAAGGAATTGGCCAAGATGATTGAAGAGACGTTCCCCAAAATGATCACGGTGACGCTCCGGCTCGACAAAACGATTCCCGTGGTCTCCATGGATCCGACCCAGCTTCATCAGGCACTGCTCAACCTCTGTGTGAACGCCCGCGATGCAATGAACGGCAAAGGAACCCTTATCATCGCGACGCATCTGGCCCTGGGACGTGATGTATCGTCGCGCTTCCCGAAAGCGGGTTCGAGTCACTATGTACAAGTGAGTGTATCTGATACCGGTACCGGGATGGATGAGGCGACCAGGCTGCGAATATTCGAGCCGTTCTTCACAACAAAGGAAAAGGGAAAGGGGACGGGATTGGGCTTGGCGGTTGTGTACGGCGTCATCCAGGCGCACAATGGATTCATCGATGTAGAGAGCACGCCGGGCGCAGGGACGAAGTTCCACCTGTTCTTTCCTGTTGCCGAAGGTATTATCCTGAAAACCGCGGAAGCCGCGGATAAGAATCAGGACCTGCCGGGGGGCACGGAGACTATCCTTGTCGTTGAAGATGAGGACGTTCTCCGCGACCTTCTCACCAAGCTCCTGGAGCTGCATGGATACACGGTCATCGCGGCGTCAGATGGTGTGGAGGCGGTCAACCGGTTCAGCGAACACGAGAATCAGATTGACCTGTTGCTTTCGGACATGGGCTTGCCGAAAAGGAACGGCTGGGACGCATTCAAGCTGATGCAAAAAACGAAACCGGGCGTTCGGGCTCTTATGGCCAGCGGGTACATCGAGCCGGGGCAGAAATCGGAAATCCTCAAGTCGGGTGTGAGGCGGTTCATTTCCAAACCCTATCGGATGGAAGAAGTCCTGAAAGCCATTCGGGAAACGCTGGACGAAAAGGAGTAG